The Suricata suricatta isolate VVHF042 chromosome 16, meerkat_22Aug2017_6uvM2_HiC, whole genome shotgun sequence genome contains the following window.
CATTAGAAgaaattaccatttatttatatggaaatttttttttttactattttcatactcttaaaaataatctctcaGGGTTTTCTggtaccttaggacacatctcgCCGACGAATGCCAAAAGTAagttgagagaagcagagactgtCACGGCCACAGTTCAGAGCTGTGGCGGCTCCAGGTTGGGAACTGTTTTGGTGAAGGCGCTCGGCGGACTCACCCCTGCTGTCCTGTGCCCGCGCCTCTGTGACAGACCGCTCGCTGCAGCCCAGACGCCCAACACGAGTGTGCTTTACAGCGATTTTTCGTAAAAGTGaaaatctttgtatttctttcagttagtgGAAACAGGTCCTGATGTTGGTTTCAGTAAAGGACCGaggaaattaaaacaggaaaaaagtttCTTCTGTTGCCGTTTACTCTCTCACCTCTGCTGTGTCGCGGCAGCAGCGGGAGCCAGGGCCCTCGCGGGGCAGGGCATGTTCCTGGCACTTACCTTGAAGTTTGTCCCTCTCGACCCACTGTCCTCCTGCTCCCCTGACCCCACGTTGAACTCGTCCTGGATCCAGCTCTTCCTTCATGTCTGCGAGTGAAGTATTAGGATTTTCTCCTTTAGATGCACGTGTATTTTGCTGGTCTCTTCCCCAGATTGTTCCTCAGGGAAACCAGACTCGGTACACGCCCTGTCCTGGGAGTCCTCCCTGTCCCTGGATTCTCGCCATCTTCGAGCTCTTGGTCCCCTTGTACATTCTGTCTCCTGAGGCTACTGTACCCTCGGTACTTCCTCCCTGGGGCGACTCCTGTGCTGCCATCGGGGCTCCCATGATGGGCACTTCCTATTGGGAAACTCTCGTGATCTCTTTCTGAACACAGTTAGCCAAACTCAAGGCTAAGAACACAGAGCTCCCGAGAATGCCAAGACAGCCCAGGTCATCCGAAACCACTGGAAGTGCAGAGATCTCCCACGGCTACCCTTAGGTTCGACAAATTGCTAGAAAGACTTGAAAAACTAACGTAATCTGTTACTACTCTGCCCTCAGGTTTGTTACAGATTAAGGATACAGCCTAGAAGCAGGGCCAGAGGCGTTGCAAACGTGAAACTTCCATGTCTTCAGTGACGTGTTCCCTCCTGGCCTCCGTGTGTGATAATAACACGCACAGATATGGCCAACCTGGGAGATTGGCCAGAGCTTcactgctctgatttttattgaGCCTTCATTATATAAGCACAGTTGATTGAGTCATTGTCCGTGGGACTCAGTCTCTAGCTCTTTTTCCCTTTCCGGAGGTCCAGTCGATATCTCGTGGCTCAGAGTCCCAAGTTTCTAATTACACGGTTGGTTTTTCTAACGTGGCTGGGTCTTGCTTGAGTCATCTCTTTAGTATAAACCACAGGCCCGTAATGACTTACCTGTTGTCCTAAAAGGGGTACGTTCCCAGGCGCCCACGTGGGATGTCCATGCGCAGAGGAACCCTGCAGCACACAGCATCATAATTAGCCTGTGCAACCACATCCAGGGTGGGATCGTGGTGGTATTCCCCTCCAGACCTCCTGTCTCCACATCTGGGTTCTCTTCCTGGGTCCCCCTTTCAAGATGTCAGTGGTCCAAggtccaggggaaaaaaatcctgagaTTCAGAGGTAGTAAAACGTAACAGAGATAGGCactgttttcatctttgtttctttcaccGAAATGCTAGTTTTGTTTTTCCCGTGTCGTCGTCACTCACAGGACTTTTTCTGTATTGGGTTTCTTTCAGGTGACAAGGACAAACCCAAGACCACAGACCCCACGGCTTGTGAGCCAGCCCTGCCTGGGGGGGCCTCATTCCAGGAACTAAGACAGGGTGACGCAGGGAGCTGCCAGCGGGGCCACACCGAGGGTCAGGGTGGACGCTTGAGACCAGGGTTTGAACCCCAGAGGGAGAAGCTCCCTGAGCAAACGAGCGCTGGACGTGCCGGTGTAGGGGCAGCCGCTGGTGCGCGCTCGCGGCTGGCGCAGGGCCCGGTCCCTCCAGGCGGTGCCGTCCGTGGCCGCGACTCCTGTGGGTCGGATAAAGGTCTCATGGTTCAAGAAGAGGAAAATGCCTTCAAGTGCAGTGAATGCGGGAAGACTTTTAATAAGAAGCACCTTCTTGCTGGACATGGAAAGATTCACTCTGGAGTGAAGCCCTACGAATGCACCGAGTGTGGGAAAACCTTCATCAAGAGCACACACCTCCTCCAGCACCACATGATCCACACGGGCGAGAGGCCGTACGAGTGCCTGGAGTGCGGGAAGGCCTTCAACCGCAGGTCCTACCTCACGCAGCACCAGCGGATCCACAGCGGGGAGAAGCCGTATCAGTGCAGCgagtgtgggaaggccttcaCCCACCGCTCCAATTTTGTCCTGCACAGGAGGAGACACACCGGGGAGAAACCCTTTGTGTGCAAAGAGTGTGGGCAGGTCTTTCGACACCGGCCGGGTTTCCTTCGACATCACGTCGTCCACACCGGCGAGAGTCCCTACGAGTGCTTCGAGTGTGGCAAGGCCTTCAAGCACAGGTCCTACCTCATGTGGCACCAGCAGGCCCACACCGGGGAGAAGCCGTACGAGTGCAGCGAGTGTGGCAAGGCCTTCTGTGAGAGCGCGGCCCTCATTCACCACTACGTCatccacacgggcgagaagcccttCGAGTGCCTGGAGTGCGGGAAGGCCTTCCACCACAGGTCCTACCTCAGGAGGCACCAGAGGATCCACAGCGGGGAGAAGCCCTTCGTGTGCGCCGAGTGNNNNNNNNNNNNNNNNNNNNNNNNNNNNNNNNNNNNNNNNNNNNNNNNNNNNNNNNNNNNNNNNNNNNNNNNNNNNNNNNNNNNNNNNNNNNNNNNNNNNTACGAGTGCTCCGAGTGCGGGAAGGCCTTCAACCGCCGCTCGGGGCTCACGAGGCACCGGCGGGTTCACAGCGGGGAGAAGCCCTACGCGTGCGTGGAGTGCGGGAAGGCCTTCTGCTGGAGCACGAACCTCATCCGGCACGCCGTCATCCACACCGGGGAGAGGCCGTACAAGTGCGGCGAGTGCGGGAAGGCCTTCAGCCGCGGCTCCTCCCTGGCCCAGCATCAGAGGCTTCATACCGGGAGACGCGCCGCCGAAGCGGGGAGGCCCTTCTCGGGCGGGCCGTCCTCCGCCACCCTGCGAGAACTCCTTCTGGGGAGAGACTTGGTGGGCGCAGCCCCTGAGCCAAACCTTGTGCCGGAGAGCACACGTCCCGTGGCACCTGACGCAGCACAGCGAAGAGCGGCCCCGCGGGGGCCTGCGCCGGGAGAGCCGCTCCGGCCCGGGCCGCCAGGAGCCGGGCGGGGCCTGCAGCCACAGTTTTCTTCTTCGCCCTCGCTGCCGCGTTAGCTCAGGAATTTGTATAAAATGGTGGAGACTCGAAAGGGCAGATGAAATGAAAGTTTTGGGAGACTTCTCTGTCAAGCTTTGTCAAGCACTTTGTCAGGGGATTCCTTAGTTTACTCGGGGCGGGGGCTGTGGGCCTGGACCCTGTGTGTGTCTTGTGTATACGTCATGACTACGTGCCGGGACACTTAGACGGTCGAGGGCAGCCGTTAACAGTGGCAGGTAGACACACAAGAATGGGCACATTTTGTTGCGACAGTTAAGGCTTTAAGACTTACGGTTTAGGAGACAAACTTCTTTGGTTTTAAACACCAGACGTTTTCTTCATCCCGTCTAGCCGTTTCTGTAGCTGTACAGTAAACGTCGAGTGGGTCAGAGTGATTGCTCTCTCCATTACCTACATGGATTGAGCTCGCCTGGGTCCTTTGACTTTTCATATAAATCTTAGGATGCAAAAGATCGTGTCCGCATTTTTGTAGGAATTGGTTCAGGTCTATAGATCTGTTTGTTGGGAAGCAGCACCTCGAGCATCGTACGTGCTGTGACACTTCAGTTATTTAATTCTTGATATTTCCTGACTGTTTTCATGATTTTCAATACAGCCTCTTTATCTTTGTTAAACAGATTTGTAACTaggtgctttgttttttgttttttttggagtGATTGTAAATGGCATTGATTTTTACACTTTGATTTTCCATATGCTCTTTAGTAGTCTGCAGAATGATCATTGGTTTGGAGATGATATTTTGGTATCCTGTAACCTTGCTAGACTCACATTATTTCTATCCGTTTCTATGCATAGAATCTTTAGAATTTTCTGCAAAGATAGGTCAGCTGCACatagagttttacttcttccctccCATCTGCATAtctgtgactttattttcttatgcaCTAGGTGTACTTCCAAGGTGATAATCAGGTAGGAGTAGTAAGAAAGGATGCCCTTGACAAATTTCTCAGATGAGGTGGGAAATGTTCAATTTTTCATCAAATGTGATGTTAAAGTTCTTTTTGGACTTTTCTTATCAAGTTTAGAAAATTTCCATCTATTACtaatttgctgagattttttaaattatgaattaagaGTTGGACTTTGCCAAATGCTTTGCCTCCATCAGTTGATGTgattgtctgatttttttttcctatagctTATTGATaagatgtattacattgattagttttgaatattgaaccagtcttgcatccttggaataaatcccacttggttgtggggtataatttttttccatatcatACATTAAAACATTCCATTTAACTATATTTTGTGGAGGaaattttcctctaattttttgaattcagaataatttttatattggatACATTGGATAGTTTTAAGTTTGCCATTTTCAAGGACTTGTTCCATTTTAGCTAAATTTTCTAGTTTGTAGACTTGTTTGAAATACTTCCTTATTGCCATTTTAATGGTAGCGGGATCTATACTTCTGTCTCATTTTAGTCCTGATTTTGGAAATAGGCCTGCTCTCTCTTTGTCATTGTCCATTTTCTCAGGCATTTGTCAGTTTTATTGATGATTTTGAAGAACCAgcactttatttcatttctttctctctactgtagtttatataatttcactaatttctgttctgatctttattatatattttcttctacttgctTTGGTTGTAttttgctcttcatttcttttccgttttaaacatttactgctgtaAACTTCCCTTACGGCGTTGTGACAGCTTCCTCCCACAAGtgttgttttcttaagtttatctgttttgtgtgagagagagagaatacacacatGCGTgcccaagggaggggcagagagatggagggagagagagaattccaattcTGCCCTCAGGGCAGGGCCCagtgccgggcttgaactcaccaatcatgagattatgacccccaccccctgcaacaTATTTAATTAGTTTATTCAGCTCTTTAGAGACTTTACTGGGTTCATGGATTGTTGTTTAGTTTTCTAGTGTTTAGagtattttctgtatcttttgttaTCAGATTTCTAGTTTATTTCATATTTGGCCTGTTTAAATTTCAAGTGTTTATGACCCAGTGTGTCTTCTTGAATGTTCTAAAAGGCCgcttaaaaagaatgtgttctGCTGTCATTGGAGTTTCTGTAAATGTCTGCACGATCCTCTTCGTTGATAGTAGTATTCACATTTTCTGTATCCTCCCTGACCTGTTCAGTATTTCTGTCAGTTCCACAGAGAGGATGATGACGTCCTGAAGCGTAACTGTCGGTTCATctttaaattctattattttctgcTTCAGGTATTTTAAGCTCTGTTGTTTGGTGCGTTCACATTTACTACTGATATGTTATCTTGGTGTATTGACCCTTTCATTATTTAATGTTGCTTTTTGTCCCTGTTCATTCTCTTGCCTTTGAAGCATACTTGAGTGATAATATAGTCCCTActgcatgtttttaaatgtttatttctaagagagagcgggagaggggcagagagggagacagagtgtccCAAGCTGGCTCTGGGCTTCCaacaaagggctcgaacccacaaacctgtgagatcctgacctgagccgcgtcagacacctaaccagctgagccccccaggcgttcTTCCCTATTGCATGTTTGATTAATGTTTGCATGGTTTctaattttccataattttattttcagccttATCTGTGTCACTACGTTTGAAAGAAGTTTCTTATAGCAGCATATGGTTgggtcatgttttattttttaatctcttctacATTCTTTTAATTGGTAGAGTCACATCActtaaattgaaataattattagTGTGTTAGGGCTTAAagtcaccattttttaaatttgtttttttgtttgtgttcccTTTACgttgtttgtcttgttttccagatgtttttgttattttccttttctgttttgtgtcatttgttgtttttttgcaTTCCTGTGGGTTACTCCAACAGCTTTTAGAATTCCATTTGATATGCCTATGATGTTTTGAGTACAAGTTCTTAGTTTTTGTACTGTAGGCGTCGTATATGCATAACTTATCACAGTTtaatattttcagcattttcaGCACTTTGATATATAGAAACCTTAATTCCATTAGGTTcctttgcattttacattttaaacctAATTATTCTATGTATTTACCTTTGTACATCAAGCACCATGTTGGATGTTGTAGTTTGTGCCTCAActgtcaaaacattttttaacaaaactcATGAAAAGCATCGTCTATTTATCTCTAGTTTTACTCATTCCGTTTCCAttattctttctcccttcttgaaGTCCCAGACCTGATGTTAACATTTCCCTTCTGTTTGGCAAATTTCCTGTAGTCTTTCTTCTGGGGGAGGTCTGCTCTTGACAAATGATTTTGATTTCCTTCacctaaaaatatttctgtgtcccCTTCAACCTGAAGGATGTTCTCATGGGATAAACGGTGGGGTTTACCGTTCTTTAGTACAAGAAAAATCTGTTACCTCTTTGTGTCCTCCATGGTTTCAGATGGGAAACCTACTTCCGGCTGTTGCGCCCCTTGTTCCCGTCTGTAGCGCGTCCTTTCTGTGAGGGGCTTTCAGAGCGATTCTGTCTGTAGTATTTGTAAGTGTGATTACGATGTGTCCTGGCATAGAGTTTTTGGAGTTTTCCTGTTTGGTGTTTAACTTTTGAAAGCCGAAGGCGTGTGTCCTTTGCCAAATCTGGGGAACTCTCAGCAGTTGTGTCCTCATGTAGTTTTTCAGCCCCGCTCTTTCTCCTGTCTTTCAGGGGCTCGAATTAAATACgttttcaaatttttttgtttatctagtCTGTTTTCTCCCTGTTACTCAGCTTTATCAATTTCCAATGGATCTTTCCTTGAGCTCACTGAATCTTTGGTCTCTCATCTCCTATTGAGCTTACTCAGTGAgtaattgtttttgcttttgtggtatttgtttttgttttgttttgttttccagtttaatttctactgatttctttttttatatttcctaattCCTTGCCTAGTTCCTAATACCAAAGAAGGACTCTTAGaaataaaacaggcaaaactatgTAGTCCACAGTCCTGGTTCTCTGGTGGTCTATCTTGATACTGGAATAGAAATCCTAAAGTATCTAGAGAAATGGAACTCCTGTCATccacaaacatttcttaaaactGAAGGTCTGCAGCTTGCTTAGGGCTGTAGTCTCCAGGGAAGGTTCATGTGTACACCCCAGTTCTGTAAGCCTTGTTGAAaccccagaggggaagggggcccTCCTCTCCAAGGGTCACTCTTCCTCTTTGTGGTTGGACGCATAACCCCAGCTCCCCAGCTGCAGGACCTGGTGCATCTAAGCCCTCACCACGTGGTCTTGAGCTTCCCCTCTGAATCCCCTTCTAGCCTCATAATCAGCCCGGTGTTCAGGTCTCTGGTCTCACCCCCTGGCCCTTCCTGCGCCACGTGCCCCGTGAGCTCcgcccttccttctctctgccagaCACACCCTGTGTCACTGTTCCGTCTGCCGTCTGGCCTCACCCCCACAGCCTCCTCCACTCCGCTGAGCACCTAGCTGACCACTTAAGCCGTGGCCATTGTCACCTGACGGAAGCCAGTCTCACAGAGTTCCCTCTCGTCCTCCCacgcttcccctccccacccttgaACACACCGCCTGTCACTGGGCCTTCTGCTGCTGCCCACCTCTGACTCGAAGGTACTTTCCTGGTTCCCGTGAcctcctgcccttctccttcAGAGGCTCTGCGTCTTCTATTAAACAGTCGTGCTTCTCTGAATCCATGTGTCGCCATTGCTTTCTCACGTGTGAGGTGGCCCCTGGGTGAGTTAATCCCCCCCAACCCCAAGGCATTTTACTCAGTGATCTACAGAGTCCCCCCAAATCCTTGTCTCCAGGTTGAGTGTTTCTGGTCATCGTTCCACACCTTGTCAGGATTCATATGGACTGAGCCTGTGTGCGCGTGTTGTGGACGGACCGTCACCACGAGGACGCACCCATAATGATCCCGACGGCAAGCAAACGTGTATTCCTGTTACACGCCGCAACTCTTAGCCTTTGCAACAGGCCTGTGGCAGGCgatgtcatccccattttacagatcagaaaactgaggGGCAGAAAGGCTAAAACATCCGCCCAAGGTTTCACAGTTGACTAGGAAGTGCGGGATTGGGGACGGGAGGCCGGGTGGGCAGGCTGCCCAACCCAGGCGCCCAGTGCCCCCCGTGGGGCCGGTCCGTGCGCCCCGCGGAACAGCGGACCGTTTTCCCTGGTCGGCAGCTTGCGCTCCCGTGTGACAGTACCCGAGACAAACCCGAGTCGCTGCCGGGCGGCCGCGCGGGAAGTGGGGACGGGGTTTGAGGCGGCCACGGCCGGCGTCTGGGCCGGGCCGCTGCGGGGGAGGCGCCCCGGGTCTCAGGGAGGGTCACCGCCTCTGCCTTCTTGCCCACGGCAGACGCTTTGCAGCCGTTTCGCTCACTTCGCTTTGTTCTCCTCCTCCCAGATactcggtgtgtgtgtgtcttctagCTTGGGTCCCTCACAGAGTGTCCACATAAAACTTGATGCAGGTGACACAGTGTATGACCTGCTGCCCTTGAGGAGAACCTGCAGAGGCCTGGATGGCCAGACGGGTAAGGCTTTACAGATGGCAGTGAATGGTATCAGGAGTCATGAGGACCACCCTGTTTCAGTGTTTTGCTGTCAAGACTCACAGGACTCCACATTTGGTCATACTCAGGAGCAGGCTGTCATTGATCGCAGCAGACTCGGCCACGGAGAGAGGCCCCAGGAGCAGAGACCAGCTTCAAGAGCCCTGTCTCCGGGAGGTCACACAGGCAtcctcttctttgtttcttttttttgtttttttttaggaCATCCCTAATTTAAGCTCCATTAAGGAGTTAAGACCATGATTTTAAAAGTCTACTAgcgggcgcccgggtggctcagttggttgggcgtctgacccttgatttcagttcaggtcatgattccacagttccTGAATGAATTtaagtcccgcactgggctctgctgacagcatagagactgattgggatcctctctctccctctttcccaccccagctgctcactcgctctctcaaaataagcaaataaatccctttaaaaaattagaattttattagaaattagaAGTTCATTAAAGACTCTTGGTCTTTTGGAGAGAGTATGTGTGAAAGCACATACCAAGTTTTAGGTTTCCAGAAGGATAGCCAGTTCAGTGTAAGTGACATTGTTTACACGAGAAACTTGGGCAAACTGAGCTGCTCGTTCCCAGGAGTGCTGGAAACCTGCTCTTATCTGAAGGGCAAAGTGAGCGAGCTCCAAGGCTGGTTCCCAGGCCTGCTGTGTTACTTCCGTGTAGCTCTGAAAGGGCACTGAGATGCTGGTTAAGTCTCTGTGCATAAAGCCAATGGCTACTATGAATACGAGTCACAACCTCGATGACTCTGTAAGTAGAACCACCGTAACCAGGAAGAAAAAAGGTCACAGTAGAGCTTAGAAACTAGCCAGGATttgggcagctgagtggctcggtcggttaagcagtcgacttcagctcaggtcatggtctcacggtctgtgggttcaagccccgtgtcaggctctgcgctgacagctcagcgtccggagctgcttccgattcggtgtctccctgtctctgcccctcctctgcttgagctttgtctctcaaaaatgaatacacgttaaaaacataaaaggaagaaactagCCATGATTTGATTTAATGATGACAAGGTTCAGGGAGAGCTGATGAGAAAGGACTTTGTTTCTTCCAGacactgatgtgtgtgtgtgtgtatttctgtgtgtgtgtgtgtgtgcatgtgtgtgtctacaCGTACACATGACTTAGGACTCTTCCCGTACATGCATACATGCCTAATCGAGGTAGTGTGTTACATACACGTGTGTACGTGTAGACGGCCTCCAGCCGTCTGACTTGCAAATGTGCCCCACGCTTACCTGAGTCTGTGAGACGGAACCACAGTGGCGTGGTTCCACGGCACACTTcagtttttcatctctttgttccTCCTGTTCATACTCAGCCTCTGGCttcaacaaacagaaaactaaGCAAGCTCATCATCCAGGGTACTTGAAATTAGTGGGTTGCAGGCTTCATCAAGGCGCTGGACCTGTCCGTGTGACAGTTGGTCACAACTGGtcgctccgttggttaagcatcccacttccgctcaggttatgatctcatggttcatgaatttgaaagccccacattgggctctgtgccgaccgcttagagcctggttcagattctgtttccttctctctctgactcccccgccaaataaaacaaaaatctggtTACCATTTAAAAGAACGGGGTATGGGTTGATTAATTTTCTACGTTCTGGCATTTGGAATCTTGCTGACTGGGGAGAGTCCGCCCCTCCCA
Protein-coding sequences here:
- the LOC115280033 gene encoding zinc finger protein 264-like isoform X2, coding for MVQEEENAFKCSECGKTFNKKHLLAGHGKIHSGVKPYECTECGKTFIKSTHLLQHHMIHTGERPYECLECGKAFNRRSYLTQHQRIHSGEKPYQCSECGKAFTHRSNFVLHRRRHTGEKPFVCKECGQVFRHRPGFLRHHVVHTGESPYECFECGKAFKHRSYLMWHQQAHTGEKPYECSECGKAFNRRSGLTRHRRVHSGEKPYACVECGKAFCWSTNLIRHAVIHTGERPYKCGECGKAFSRGSSLAQHQRLHTGRRAAEAGRPFSGGPSSATLRELLLGRDLVGAAPEPNLVPESTRPVAPDAAQRRAAPRGPAPGEPLRPGPPGAGRGLQPQFSSSPSLPR
- the LOC115280033 gene encoding zinc finger protein 264-like isoform X1, producing MLVLFFPCRRHSQDFFCIGFLSGDKDKPKTTDPTACEPALPGGASFQELRQGDAGSCQRGHTEGQGGRLRPGFEPQREKLPEQTSAGRAGVGAAAGARSRLAQGPVPPGGAVRGRDSCGSDKGLMVQEEENAFKCSECGKTFNKKHLLAGHGKIHSGVKPYECTECGKTFIKSTHLLQHHMIHTGERPYECLECGKAFNRRSYLTQHQRIHSGEKPYQCSECGKAFTHRSNFVLHRRRHTGEKPFVCKECGQVFRHRPGFLRHHVVHTGESPYECFECGKAFKHRSYLMWHQQAHTGEKPYECSECGKAFNRRSGLTRHRRVHSGEKPYACVECGKAFCWSTNLIRHAVIHTGERPYKCGECGKAFSRGSSLAQHQRLHTGRRAAEAGRPFSGGPSSATLRELLLGRDLVGAAPEPNLVPESTRPVAPDAAQRRAAPRGPAPGEPLRPGPPGAGRGLQPQFSSSPSLPR